A single window of Lytechinus variegatus isolate NC3 chromosome 8, Lvar_3.0, whole genome shotgun sequence DNA harbors:
- the LOC121419593 gene encoding synaptogenesis protein syg-2-like → MPPALLEWRTSDDVAVVHQDQSNVIQDGSYISQKAMTITPSRKDDGKSLSCIASHPQLQYERLCSVHLIVQVLPRDVLLFATGVNQSHSTILNIQKHSPSSITCKSIGSFPATELSFWLVGGGDDDTQIYSNLSTTRSVLDGTLFDTESTITMNPDKKNHGKHIVCYSSIEGVFVKAGLARLVVLGPPDDITMTLPDDGMFEGAGTNVTCRALNGNPAPVIYWYLGSTNVTDNLSMQTSKNIADLYDAESTLFFTPKRTDHGKCLICVAVQPDIPSPRSVNDSTILAISYHPIVSNTFRRPSTIEPSGSARFMLKCTADAYPPVIYFEWLCNETLISNDTGSISLPENSSERETMTSSELAVQTSLPDYPCIYRCTAKSRYGEGSVVFNTSIPSKFKCGSRTS, encoded by the exons ATGCCTCCTGCACTACTGGAATGGCGTACATCTGATGATGTGGCTGTTGTTCACCAGGATCAGTCTAATGTTATTCAAGACGGATCGTACATCTCCCAGAAAGCCATGACAATCACACCCTCCAGGAAAGACGACGGAAAGAGTCTTAGCTGCATTGCATCACATCCACAACTACAATATGAACGTCTATGCTCAGTTCATCTCATTGTTCAGG tTCTGCCGAGGGATGTGCTGCTCTTTGCGACTGGAGTTAACCAGTCACATTCAACCATCCTTAACATTCAAAAACATTCACCTTCTTCAATCACTTGCAAAAGTATTGGATCATTCCCAGCGACCGAACTATCATTTTGGTTAGTtggcggtggtgatgatgatactcAAATTTACTCAAACCTTTCAACGACTCGCAGTGTCTTAGACGGAACTTTGTTTGACACTGAAAGTACTATAACCATGAACCCAGACAAAAAGAACCACGGAAAGCACATCGTATGCTACTCATCCATAGAAGGCGTCTTTGTTAAGGCGGGGTTAGCTAGACTGGTTGTTCTtg GACCACCGGACGATATCACAATGACTCTCCCAGATGACGGTATGTTTGAAGGAGCAGGAACCAATGTAACATGCAGAGCTCTGAATGGAAACCCGGCCCCCGTCATCTACTGGTACCTAGGATCAACGAACGTGACTGATAATTTATCCATGCAGACAAGCAAAAACATAGCCGATCTGTATGATGCTGAAAGCACGTTATTCTTCACACCCAAGAGAACAGATCATGGGAAATGTCTTATCTGCGTGGCTGTTCAACCTGACATACCCTCTCCCCGTTCAGTGAATGACAGTACGATTCTGGCCATATCGT atcATCCCATCGTGTCTAATACTTTTCGAAGACCTTCAACGATAGAACCAAGCGGATCTGCTAGATTCATGTTAAAATGTACAGCTGATGCATATCCTCCcgtcatttattttgaatggcTCTGTAACGAAACTCTGATTTCAAACGACACCGGTAGCATCTCCCTCCCTGAAAATTCATCAGAACGCGAAACCATGACCTCCTCAGAACTTGCAGTTCAAACCTCTCTTCCTGACTATCCATGTATTTACCGCTGCACTGCCAAATCAAGATACGGTGAGGGAAGTGTGGTCTTCAACACTTCCATTCCGAGTAAGTTCAAATGTGGCTCGCGCACGTCTTAA
- the LOC121420782 gene encoding protein turtle homolog B-like — MITNPKEYNEGEYLCEATTPLGSDSDALILNLSIPDPPSWLIVDQNQTTSSTLFVAWQPGFDGGFNQTFNLEYCSNDTAAEEEECGVITNLTQPPFTLDGLKAFTWYRLALWAENRAGNSSTVTAMASTAPLQPENYGVSITRVGVGQVLHIQKANQSLGEVCFVLKSSNESCALLDKSKCIYPTKGIKEVSVDAVDDVVVTYGRGLCSEPANITDQPGPTVPSSDQGTPYMIIAIGVIASISVIIVISLGLTYFYGLMCCTKRKKANQNATQHQDSMEGQGIYTELAKDRQSHSSGPGTSYYMDLKPTNPTSTAVATSDGRGDHDYDTPNVSNTAYMDADSKDEHRPNHDYVSPSSSPKGSESHYMNTDGMVLEGESDGHQSINHLYTGEGDGDETTTHIYMDMKPMQMPSTSLGVSSVEDDIPDEEVVYANT; from the exons ATGATAACGAATCCAAAAGAGTACAATGAAGGAGAGTACTTATGTGAGGCAACGACACCACTTGGCAGCGACAGTGATGCTCTCATTTTAAACTTGT CCATCCCAGATCCACCTTCTTGGCTCATCGTCGACCAAAACCAGACGACATCTTCAACTCTCTTTGTTGCCTGGCAGCCAGGGTTCGATGGTGGGTTTAACCAGACGTTCAATCTGGAATACTGTTCAAACGACACAGCAGCGGAGGAGGAAGAATGTGGTGTTATCACCAACCTGACACAACCACCCTTTACACTGGATGGACTGAAAGCGTTCACATGGTACCGGTTGGCACTGTGGGCAGAGAACAGAGCAGGGAACAGTAGCACTGTGACTGCAATGGCTTCAACAGCTC CACTGCAGCCAGAGAACTATG GCGTAAGCATTACTCGAGTCGGGGTGGGACAAGTACTTCATATACAGAAAGCAAATCAGTCGTTGGGTgaagtttgttttgttttgaagtcCTCCAATGAGAGCTGTGCTCTCCTGGATAAATCAAAGTGCATTTACCCCACGAAAGGCATTAAAGAGGTCAGCGTTGACGCggttgatgatgttgttgtGACCTACGGAAGAGGGTTATGCAGTGAACCAGCTAATATAACAG ATCAACCTGGTCCGACAGTTCCATCAAGTGATCAAGGAACTCCTTACATGATAATTGCTATTGGTGTGATTGCTTCAATCAGCGTCATCATAGTAATCTCACTTGGTCTCACGTACTTTTATGGATTGATGTGCTGTACCAAACGGAAAAAAG CCAACCAAAATGCAACTCAACATCAAGACAGTATG GAGGGACAAGGAATCTATACTGAACTCGCAAAGGACAGACAATCGCACTCCTCGGGGCCAGGTACGAGCTACTACATGGACCTAAAGCCTACCAATCCTACATCAACCGCCGTAGCAACCTCCGACGGCAGGGGAGATCATGACTATGATACGCCCAATGTTTCTAATACCGCATATATGGATGCAGACAGTAAAGACGAACACAGACCAAACCATGACTACGTAAGCCCCAGTTCTTCTCCAAAGGGTTCTGAAAGTCATTATATGAATACCGACGGTATGGTACTTGAGGGTGAGTCTGATGGCCATCAGTCCATCAACCATCTGTACACGGGAGAAGGAGATGGAGATGAGACTACGACTCACATCTATATGGACATGAAACCTATGCAGATGCCGTCAACTTCTCTTGGTGTGTCTTCCGTGGAAGATGATATACCGGATGAAGAAGTTGTGTATGCCAACACatga